The following are from one region of the Vicugna pacos chromosome 9, VicPac4, whole genome shotgun sequence genome:
- the ZIM3 gene encoding LOW QUALITY PROTEIN: zinc finger imprinted 3 (The sequence of the model RefSeq protein was modified relative to this genomic sequence to represent the inferred CDS: inserted 4 bases in 3 codons; deleted 2 bases in 1 codon; substituted 1 base at 1 genomic stop codon), with product MNNVQGRVTSEDITVDFTQEWQQLSPEQGHLYRDVIWENYSNLISVGGEEAVTPDVMVRLERGEEPWPVLPSKKTGMEEQIWRFQDAKQSHKTEVASINKEILTEKKGTEHDRREEMFLPSTDDVKSYAKNNSSNXRKVLGNNPSMFIAKELCNAXIEIVPSKSPRTQTGEKSCGRYKCGREFWGRCRLTKHHKTGAEGKSYKCDECGKVCKQKPNLIQQQKTHTEEKPYECKPCGTTFPXRSPCINQMKLIENSHCVEKTYERDECGKLFKHSSTFSQHKKIHTGQKPYSCNDCAKAFTYKSDLEKHQRTHTGEKSCKCSVCKKAFSQKSNATDHEKIHARVRAYACHLCDSTFVQKKNLIQHRKIHTGKKPYECTGCGKAFFKKSDLRTHQKXHSGERAYECNECGKPFSWKLSLSLHEEPHTGRKHYECSECGEAFLDKSHLVIHQRRIHNRQEPHTH from the exons ATGAACAATGTCCag GGAAGAGTGACCTCTGAGGACATCACAGTGGACTTCACCCAGGAATGGCAGCAGCTGAGCCCCGAACAGGGGCACCTGTACAGGGACGTGATCTGGGAGAACTATAGCAACCTGATCTCTGTGG GCGGCGAGGAAGCCGTCACACCGGACGTGATGGTGCGGTTGGAACGCGGCGAGGAGCCGTGGCC CGTCCTACCTTCT AAAAAGACAGGCAtggaagagcagatttggagaTTCCAGGATGCAAAGCAGAGTCACAAGACAGAAGTTGCATCGATCAACAAGGAAATACTGACTGAGAAAAAAGGCACTGAACATGACAGACGTGAAGAAATGTTTCTGCCGAGCACAGATG ATGTGAAAAGCTATGCAAAAAATAACTCTTCTA AGAGAAAAGTACTTGGCAATAATCCATCCATGTTTATAGCAAAAGAATTATGTAATGC CATTGAAATCGTACCTTCAAAGTCACCCAGGACACAGACTGGTGAGAAATCCTGTGGACGTTATAAATGCGGAAGAGAATTTTGGGGGAGGTGTAGGCTCACTAAACATCACAAAACCGGTGCAGAAGGAAAATCCTATAAATGCGACGAATGTGGAAAAGTCTGTAAGCAAAAGCCAAATCTCattcaacaacagaaaactcacaCCGaagagaaaccctatgaatgtaaacCATGCGGGACAACCTTTCCCTGAAGGTCACCTTGCATTAATCAAATGAAACTT ATCGAGAATTCTCATTGTGTAGAGAAAACCTATGAACGGGATGAATGCGGAAAGTTGTTTAAACACAGCTCAACCTTCAGTCAACATAAAAAAATTCACACTGGACAAAAACCCTATAGCTGTAAtgactgtgcaaaagctttcacTTACAAGTCAGATCTTGAGAAACACCAGAGaacacacacaggagagaaatCCTGTAAGTGTAGCGTATGCAAAAAGGCCTTTTCCCAGAAATCAAACGCCACTGATCACGAGAAAATTCATGCCAGGGTGAGAGCTTACGCTTGCCATCTCTGTGACAGCACCTTCGTCCAGAAGAAAAATCTCATTCAACACAGAAAAATCCATACTGGGaaaaaaccctatgaatgtaCTGGATGCGGGAAAGCTTTCTTCAAGAAGTCAGACCTTCGTACTCATCAAA TTCACAGTGGGGAGAGAGCTTATGAGTGTAATGAGTGTGGAAAACCCTTCAGCTGGAAGCTAAGTCTCAGTTTGCATGAAGAACCCCACACTGGACGAAAACATTATGAGtgttctgaatgtggggaagccttccttgacaaGTCACATCTTGTTATACACCAGAGAAGAATCCACAACAGACAGGAACCCCACACACATTAG
- the DUXA gene encoding double homeobox protein A has protein sequence MPAKCRRSRTKFTEEQLKILIDAFNQKPYPGYAAKKRLALQVNTEESRIQIWFQNRRARHQFPKRPEEHLDARQGRGPPAGQTPGRGDRRSRTSYTNSQLQTLIEEFKVNPYPGIDSREKLAKEIGVPESRVQVWFQNRRSRQNTQKEREPGEAVDQGQNQGQDLRDGTVQGTATT, from the exons ATGCCGGCGAAGTGCAGACGCAGCCGCACCAAGTTCACAGAAGAGCAGTTGAAAATCCTCATTGATGCCTTCAACCAAAAACCTTACCCAGGCTATGCTGCCAAAAAAAGGCTTGCTTTGCAAGTCAATACTGAAGAGTCTAGAATCCAG ATATGGTTTCAGAATCGAAGAGCCAGACATCAGTTCCCAAAGAGGCCCGAGGAGCACTTAGATGCACGCCAGGGCCGCGGCCCCCCCGCCGGGCAGACCCCAG gcagaggggacaggcgGTCCCGCACCAGCTACACTAACTCCCAGCTGCAAACTCTCATCGAGGAGTTTAAGGTCAACCCTTATCCTGGGATTGACTCCAGAGAGAAACTGGCTAAAGAAATTGGGGTTCCAGAGTCAAGAGTCCAG GTTTGGTTTCAAAATCGAAGATCGAGACAAAATACgcagaaagaaagagaacctGGAGAGGCTGTAGACCAAGGACAAAACCAGGGACAAGATCTCAGAGATGGGACAGTCCAAG gTACAGCAACTACATAG